A section of the Megalopta genalis isolate 19385.01 unplaced genomic scaffold, iyMegGena1_principal scaffold0216, whole genome shotgun sequence genome encodes:
- the LOC143262728 gene encoding uncharacterized protein LOC143262728, producing the protein MTTAILQIYDNLNQLTRCRTLLDTCSTANFITERLASRLQLRKKKCSTSITILNQLTTSSISSLTATIRSKSGGFEKTLEFLVIPHISETEPQQHIDRSSIQIPANLQLADPEFHKPAPVDMLLGTGITLSLLSVGQIDLSPRNGPELFLQKTQLGWVIGGSVSSTTSREQQRSTPSSIKSMQQKRNTVPQVTDESASPTSREADDLPNDATQPTKGVQSSANQDKPPKRTCHVTQLEFDVRRFWEIEEGPSMRHLSSEELACEEHFQRNVQRDDTGRYIVALPFKRDPACLGHSHNRALKRFNSLQRRFKRDPAFKNQYTTVMQEYLDLGHMSEDTDPNDNHGFFLPHHAVVKETSMTTKLRVVFDGSAKTDTGVSLNETLMVGPTIQEDLFSHILRFRLHNYVLTGDIEKMYRQFLLREEDRKFQRVIWTNPRGEVKTFKLNTVTFGLSPAPFLATRCLQQLAEDEGHRFKYAGHIVRRDLYVDDLLTGAATVEETISIRDEVIDLLHHAGLNIRQWASNCSTILQGLPEGSVNVKLEAHDDKTLKTLGVAWNSLEDSIVYSVTPIAVDTRVAKRTILSNIAKIFDPLGLLGPVIITAKLIMQKLWQIKLDWDESVPHNMHSTWVNYCSQLNLLNNMAFPRPILLSDVAATQLHGFCDASEIGYGACIYLRSSNANGQIQSRLLCAKSRVAPLKSATLPRLELCGAQLLVKLYATVLNSIHVRIDQTIFWTDSTITLHWINSSPHLLKAFVANRVSDIQTKTSSNMWRHVLSKDNPADALSRGQLPVEFIQNSVWKHGPSWLSQDESFWPQLKLPSLDMLPEIRSKTCLLTTTAASCEILQRYSSITKLQRIVAYCLRFKPDNRFKGPVSAEELNTANKTILRLTQRECFAEEMQDLSQGRRVHRKSKLNTLDPFLDRDGVIRVGGRLKHADIPYSQQHPIVLPKSHHLTTLILRNEHLRSMHAGVQATLYSTRQRYWPLDGRNQTRKVIRQCIKCFRANPPNTECMMGDLPKARVNEDRPFNNVGVDYCGPFFVKEKKFRNRNRIKVYVAVFVCLAVKAVHLELVSDMTTDGFLAALRRFTARRGKCHAIYSDNGTNFVGANRELKEIHQLLSSQDHQRKVDAYLTNEGINWHFIPPRSPNFGGLWEAAVKSFKHHMRRVIANELLTFEELNTFIIEIEAILNSRPLTPLSSDPNDLCALTPGHFLIGSALNTLPEVDFTTTPSNKLSIWQHLQKLKRDFWARWYKEYLNELNIRHKWTSGSHNIKTGKLVLVKEDNLPPMQWALGRVLEVHPGTDGIIRAVTIQTVQGNIKRNIRQLAPLPTDVGREL; encoded by the coding sequence ATGACCACCGCAATACTACAAATCTATGACAACCTCAACCAGTTAACAAGATGCAGAACGCTGTTGGACACGTGTTCAACAGCAAACTTCATCACGGAACGGCTGGCGTCAAGGCTCCAGCTACGCAAGAAGAAATGCTCAACGTCCATTACAATATTAAACCAACTAACGACGTCGAGTATTTCCTCACTCACGGCAACGATCCGATCGAAGTCCGGCGGATTCGAGAAAACGCTGGAATTTCTCGTTATCCCCCACATCTCGGAGACGGAGCCACAACAACACATCGACCGGAGCTCTATCCAGATACCAGCAAATCTCCAACTTGCGGATCCAGAATTCCACAAGCCAGCTCCAGTCGACATGCTACTGGGGACTGGCATAACACTTTCGCTGCTCAGCGTCGGGCAAATCGACCTTTCACCTCGCAATGGACCTGAGCTTTTTCTGCAAAAGACCCAATTAGGGTGGGTAATTGGTGGCAGTGTTAGTTCTACAACAAgccgagaacaacaacgatcaACGCCTTcctccatcaaatccatgcagcagaAAAGGAATACAGTTCCACAAGTCACCGACGAGTCAGCATCTCCAACGAGCAGAGAGGCAGACGATTTGCCAAACGATGCCACGCAGCCGACCAAGGGAGTGCAGTCTTCAGCGAACCAAGACAAACCCCCCAAGCGGACTTGTCACGTCACTCAACTTGAGTTCGACGTAAGGAGATTCTGGGAGATCGAAGAAGGACCATCTATGCGTCATCTCTCCTCAGAAGAACTGGCCTGCGAGGAGCATTTCCAGCGCAACGTGCAACGGGATGACACCGGCCGATATATCGTCGCACTACCATTCAAAAGGGATCCAGCTTGTCTCGGACATTCCCATAACAGAGCTCTCAAACGTTTCAACTCACTGCAacgacgattcaaacgagatccAGCCTTCAAAAATCAATATACCACAGTCATGCAAGAGTACCTGGATCTCGGTCACATGTCCGAAGACACTGACCCAAACGACAACCATGGGTTTTTCCTGCCTCATCATGCAGTCGTGAAGGAAACCAGCATGACTACCAAACTTCGTGTAGTCTTCGACGGTTCGGCAAAAACCGACACAGGGGTTTCTCTCAATGAAACTCTCATGGTCGGACCAACCATTCAGGAGGATCTTTTCTCGCATATTCTTCGGTTTCGACTTCACAATTACGTCCTTACCGGAGATATCGAGAAAATGTATCGGCAGTTCCTTCTACGCGAGGAAGACAGGAAATTTCAACGAGTCATCTGGACCAATCCAAGAGGCGAAGTGAAAACCTTCAAACTCAACACCGTCACCTTCGGTTTATCTCCGGCTCCATTTCTAGCCACACGATGTCTTCAACAACTTGCCGAAGACGAAGGACATCGATTCAAGTATGCGGGACACATCGTGAGACGCGACTTGTACGTTGACGACCTGTTGACCGGAGCAGCCACCGTAGAAGAGACCATCAGCATCCGGGACGAAGTTATCGACTTGTTGCACCACGCAGGTCTTAACATTCGTCAATGGGCATCAAACTGTTCCACCATCCTTCAAGGACTTCCGGAAGGCAGTGTCAACGTCAAGCTCGAAGCCCACGATGACAAAACATTGAAGACTCTCGGCGTGGCATGGAATTCCCTCGAAGATTCCATAGTCTACTCAGTGACACCGATCGCTGTCGATACGAGAGTCGCCAAGAGGACGATTCTCTCTAACATTGCCAAAATTTTTGATCCACTGGGATTACTTGGTCCAGTTATCATCACTGCCAAGCTGATCATGCAAAAATTGTGGCAAATCAAATTGGATTGGGATGAATCCGTTCCTCACAACATGCATTCCACGTGGGTAAATTATTGCTCACAACTCAACCTATTGAACAACATGGCCTTCCCACGACCAATTCTTCTGTCGGACGTCGCAGCCACTCAACTCCATGGATTTTGCGACGCCAGCGAGATTGGCTATGGAGCGTGCATTTATCTGCGATCCAGCAATGCCAACGGCCAAATTCAATCCAGATTGTTGTGTGCAAAATCTCGTGTAGCTCCTCTCAAGTCAGCCACCTTACCACGCCTCGAGCTCTGCGGCGCACAATTATTGGTCAAATTGTATGCCACCGTTCTTAATTCAATTCACGTGAGAATTGACCAAACCATATTTTGGACCGATTCAACGATCACCCTCCATTGGATCAACTCTTCCCCACACTTGCTGAAAGCATTTGTAGCGAATCGAGTTTCCGATATCCAAACGAAGACATCGAGCAATATGTGGAGACACGTGCTGTCTAAGGACAATCCTGCCGATGCTTTATCACGCGGTCAACTGCCCGTTGAGTTTATCCAAAACTCCGTTTGGAAACACGGTCCAAGTTGGCTATCGCAAGACGAATCTTTCTGGCCTCAGCTCAAACTCCCTTCCTTGGACATGCTACCGGAAATCAGAAGCAAAACATGTCTACTCACAACGACAGCAGCTTCGTGTGAGATACTGCAGCGGTATTCATCGATCACCAAATTGCAACGAATCGTTGCATACTGCCTTCGATTCAAACCGGACAACCGCTTCAAGGGACCTGTGTCAGCCGAGGAATTGAACACTGCCAACAAAACCATACTCCGTTTGACACAACGAGAATGCTTCGCCGAAGAGATGCAAGATTTATCTCAAGGTCGCAGGGTTCACCGCAAGAGCAAACTCAACACGCTCGACCCATTCCTCGATCGAGACGGCGTCATCCGAGTGGGAGGACGTTTGAAGCATGCAGACATCCCATATTCCCAACAACATCCGATCGTGCTTCCCAAATCGCACCATTTGACAACGCTCATTTTGCGAAACGAACATTTACGCAGCATGCACGCTGGTGTCCAAGCCACGCTGTACAGTACCCGACAACGATACTGGCCCCTCGATGGCAGAAACCAAACAAGGAAGGTCATCCGCCAATGTATTAAATGCTTCCGTGCAAATCCACCAAACACAGAATGCATGATGGGAGATCTGCCAAAAGCTCGCGTCAACGAAGATCGACCATTCAACAACGTCGGGGTCGACTACTGCGGTCCTTTCTTCGTCAAGGAGAAGAAGTTCCGTAACAGAAACCGAATCAAGGTCTACGTCGCTGTCTTTGTATGCCTCGCTGTGAAGGCAGTACACCTGGAGCTAGTCAGCGACATGACCACCGATGGCTTCCTGGCAGCCTTACGTCGATTCACTGCTCGACGAGGGAAATGTCACGCCATCTATTCCGATAACGGAACGAATTTCGTTGGAGCAAATAGAGAGCTCAAAGAAATTCATCAACTGCTGAGTTCACAGGATCATCAACGCAAAGTGGATGCCTACTTGACCAACGAAGGGATCAACTGGCATTTCATCCCACCAAGGTCACCAAACTTCGGAGGTTTATGGGAAGCGGCAGTGAAGTCGTTCAAACACCACATGAGACGAGTGATAGCCAACGAATTGCTGACTTTCGAAGAACTCAACACCTTCATCATCGAAATCGAAGCAATTCTCAACTCAAGGCCTCTCACTCCATTGTCTTCGGATCCGAACGATCTTTGTGCTCTAACTCCAGGACATTTCTTAATCGGCAGCGCACTCAACACATTACCGGAGGTCGACTTCACAACCACTCCATCGAACAAACTCTCCATCTGGCAACATCTCCAGAAACTCAAGCGTGATTTTTGGGCGAGATGGTATAAGGAATACCTCAATGAGCTAAACATTCGCCACAAGTGGACCAGCGGCAGCCATAACATCAAGACGGGAAAGCTCGTTCTCGTTAAAGAGGACAACCTACCACCCATGCAGTGGGCCCTCGGACGGGTTCTCGAAGTCCACCCTGGTACAGACGGCATCATCCGAGCAGTCACCATCCAAACCGTGCAAGGCAATATTAAACGAAACATCAGACAACTTGCACCGTTACCAACTGATGTAGGCCGCGAATTGTAA